In Lentimicrobiaceae bacterium, the DNA window GTAATGGGCTCCAACAATAATAAACTCCTCGGCCAGTTTTGGATCTCTGCCAGGTACCATTCCAACAATATTTTGAGTGACTGTGATTTTAGGAAGGACAGAAGCCTCACCTTGCACAGCAATATCCGTCAGCTTGAAAAAGGGTTTTTTATCATTTTTGATTCTATTTTCAATTTCAGCGAAGCTTAATTGCTTATCCAGGATCAGGTCGGCAGTCTTTTGGGAAATTTTCATGACCGGAACAGAATAGGGAGCGCTATTTTTGTCAAATATTGCGGTTTTAGTAGCCCCATTCGTATTAAAATCGGCCGTAACAATTAAGATTCCACCTGCATGGTGGTCAATGGCATTCAGCACCTTTGTGCGAAGATCGCTCTGCTTTAAAACCTCCTTGTTTTGCTGAAGGTGATCTGGAATACCATCAAAAATAAGTACCCAGCTGTTTTCCACCTTGAAATTTTGATAATCATCCCATTTCAAACTATCCGTCGAAAAGGTTATCCCATATCCGGCTACGGCTAATTTTCCTGCAAATGATTTATTAGCCGAGAAAAATAGTGGTTCATAATCCGCACCCAAATCAAACGTCTGCTGGGCGGAAGTAAGATGGTTCTCCTTGCCAAACTTAAATCCCGTTATTAATTTAACTGGTTGATATCCTTTGTTGTAAAGCATTTTAATGCCGGATTTTCTGAATTTTTCAGCAATAAAATGAGCCGC includes these proteins:
- a CDS encoding M20/M25/M40 family metallo-hydrolase; amino-acid sequence: MKILVKFSLCALVLFSGCIVQYQPKITDKEIASTIKILSSEEFQGRKPGLPGDSLAAHFIAEKFRKSGIKMLYNKGYQPVKLITGFKFGKENHLTSAQQTFDLGADYEPLFFSANKSFAGKLAVAGYGITFSTDSLKWDDYQNFKVENSWVLIFDGIPDHLQQNKEVLKQSDLRTKVLNAIDHHAGGILIVTADFNTNGATKTAIFDKNSAPYSVPVMKISQKTADLILDKQLSFAEIENRIKNDKKPFFKLTDIAVQGEASVLPKITVTQNIVGMVPGRDPKLAEEFIIVGAHYDHLGFGGAGSGSRMPDTVAVHHGADDNASGVAAVIELAQKFSHEKNNKRPIIFVAFTAEEFGLIGSKAFVKEPPYSLKKADAMFNFDMVGRLDSAKDLTIGGVGTALESNALVDSLVHGFNLKISKEGYGPSDHASFYGENIPVIYFTSGV